Proteins encoded together in one Terriglobus saanensis SP1PR4 window:
- a CDS encoding DUF2062 domain-containing protein: MQVKLEQDRSWVWRKIFLPVLGLLRMGVTPERLAWSISLGIAIGINPLIGSTTVLSLLMAFVLRLSVPASQVGTHSAYPVQLLLFLPLVHVGAVLFGTKPIPLSRAEIVPLARHPWELTKMLWMWEWHALVVWAVVAVIFTPALALLLGRVLRQAMPAAHPSEA, translated from the coding sequence ATGCAAGTGAAGCTGGAGCAGGACAGATCGTGGGTCTGGCGGAAGATTTTTCTTCCCGTACTGGGACTTCTGCGGATGGGCGTAACCCCGGAGCGGCTGGCGTGGAGTATTTCGCTGGGGATCGCGATCGGCATCAATCCGCTGATTGGAAGTACTACGGTGCTTTCCCTGCTGATGGCCTTCGTCTTGCGGCTTAGCGTTCCGGCATCGCAAGTGGGGACGCACTCGGCCTATCCGGTGCAGTTACTGCTGTTTCTGCCCCTCGTCCATGTTGGGGCGGTGCTGTTTGGGACAAAGCCCATCCCGCTCTCGCGTGCGGAGATTGTGCCGCTAGCGCGGCATCCATGGGAACTGACGAAGATGCTCTGGATGTGGGAGTGGCATGCCCTGGTGGTCTGGGCCGTGGTGGCTGTGATCTTTACACCAGCGTTGGCGCTTCTGCTGGGGCGCGTCCTGCGTCAGGCGATGCCCGCGGCGCACCCCAGCGAGGCTTAG
- a CDS encoding 1,9-bis(guanidino)-5-aza-nonane synthase, with protein MPTKNELLKDPIQHIDIKQHNVVALVDAMQHMAYSSRDLARAATIYDMMLRDTECGVILCLAGSLISAGLQKVIVDLVRNNMVDAIVSTGANIVDQDFFEALGFKHYIAGDEYKYGGGDADLRELMIDRIYDTFIDEEELRICDETTEKITNSLETRPYSSREFILEMGRYLSENGRTPKDGQADSIVLACYEKNVPIFCPAFSDCSAGFGLVAHQHARRGKAVVSIDSAKDFYELTQLKIANPTTGLLMIGGGVPKNFAQDIVVAADILGVEASMHKYAIQITVADARDGALSGSTLKEASSWGKVDLTYEQMVFAEATIAFPLIAGYAYHKDAYKERTGKQFAQVLEQPVTV; from the coding sequence ATGCCTACGAAAAATGAACTTCTCAAAGACCCTATCCAGCACATCGACATCAAGCAGCACAACGTTGTCGCGCTGGTCGATGCCATGCAGCACATGGCCTACTCTTCGCGCGATCTAGCACGCGCGGCCACGATCTACGACATGATGCTGCGCGACACGGAGTGCGGCGTGATTCTGTGCCTGGCGGGATCGCTGATCTCTGCAGGTCTGCAGAAGGTCATCGTTGACCTCGTTCGGAACAACATGGTGGATGCCATTGTTTCGACCGGCGCGAACATCGTCGATCAGGATTTCTTCGAAGCGCTCGGCTTCAAGCACTACATCGCGGGTGACGAGTACAAGTACGGCGGCGGCGATGCCGACCTTCGCGAGTTGATGATCGATCGTATCTACGACACGTTCATCGATGAGGAAGAGCTTCGTATCTGCGACGAGACTACGGAGAAGATCACGAACTCGCTCGAGACTCGTCCTTACTCTTCGCGTGAGTTCATCCTGGAGATGGGACGTTACCTCTCGGAGAACGGCCGCACACCGAAGGATGGACAGGCTGACTCGATCGTGCTCGCCTGCTATGAGAAGAACGTGCCGATCTTCTGCCCGGCGTTCTCGGACTGCTCGGCTGGCTTTGGCCTGGTGGCGCATCAGCATGCGCGCCGCGGCAAGGCTGTGGTTTCGATCGACTCTGCGAAGGACTTCTATGAATTGACGCAGTTGAAGATTGCGAATCCGACGACGGGTCTTTTGATGATCGGCGGTGGCGTACCCAAGAACTTCGCGCAGGACATCGTGGTGGCTGCGGACATTCTTGGCGTCGAGGCTTCGATGCACAAGTATGCGATCCAGATCACGGTGGCTGATGCGCGCGACGGTGCTCTTTCTGGATCGACACTGAAGGAAGCTTCGAGCTGGGGCAAGGTCGATCTGACGTATGAGCAGATGGTCTTCGCTGAGGCGACGATTGCATTCCCGCTGATCGCGGGCTATGCATATCACAAGGATGCTTACAAGGAGCGCACGGGTAAGCAGTTTGCCCAGGTGCTGGAGCAGCCGGTTACTGTTTAG
- a CDS encoding thymidine phosphorylase, whose product MHALDIILRKRDGHELSDTEIQTFIQQVVAGEVTDARIAALLMAIFLRGLTAHELATLTQAMRYSGETFDSTFLNKFTVDKHSTGGVGDKTSLLIAPIVAAAGLADPMISGRSLGHTGGTLDKLETIPGFRTQLSMQEFGEVTAQCGFSMIGQTENLVPADRILYALRDHTGTVESPNLITASIMSKKLASGLQGLVLDVKTGSGAFLKSFEESEHLAGLLVGTGERAGTRTVALLTTMDQPLGRFSGNWVEVWECVEIMRCIAHPLYTDVIELSVTLAGWMLQLGGITPTPEAGRERALELLHDGSVYKKWLEMVKLQGGDATPFADPAAFHQPAVTLTLTASRSGYLSSMDCTEVGWAIQRLGAGREVPDDPVSAHAGIEMHAKLGDSLETGDPLVTLFGDSEEQLATAESMLHNTMKISSEKPTLQPLIRKIFTKQSL is encoded by the coding sequence ATGCACGCACTCGACATCATCCTCCGTAAACGTGACGGTCATGAACTCTCCGACACCGAGATCCAGACCTTCATTCAGCAGGTCGTAGCAGGGGAGGTCACCGACGCGCGCATCGCCGCGCTGCTCATGGCCATCTTCCTCCGCGGTCTCACCGCGCATGAGCTTGCAACGCTGACACAGGCCATGCGCTACAGCGGAGAGACCTTCGACTCCACCTTCCTCAACAAGTTCACCGTCGACAAGCACTCCACCGGCGGCGTCGGCGACAAGACCTCTCTTCTGATCGCCCCTATCGTCGCCGCAGCAGGCCTCGCCGATCCCATGATCAGCGGCCGCTCTCTCGGCCACACCGGCGGCACACTCGACAAGCTTGAAACCATCCCCGGCTTTCGCACACAGCTCTCCATGCAGGAGTTTGGCGAAGTCACCGCGCAGTGCGGCTTCTCCATGATCGGGCAGACTGAGAACCTCGTCCCCGCAGACCGCATACTCTACGCCCTCCGCGACCACACCGGCACCGTCGAATCGCCCAATCTCATCACGGCTTCCATCATGAGCAAGAAGCTCGCCTCCGGCCTGCAGGGTCTTGTGCTGGACGTCAAAACCGGCTCTGGCGCCTTCCTCAAATCCTTCGAAGAGTCCGAACACCTCGCTGGCCTCCTCGTTGGTACAGGCGAGCGTGCAGGCACGCGTACCGTCGCTCTCCTCACGACGATGGACCAGCCCCTCGGCCGCTTCTCCGGCAACTGGGTCGAGGTCTGGGAGTGCGTGGAGATCATGCGCTGCATCGCACACCCGCTCTATACCGATGTCATCGAACTCTCCGTCACGCTCGCCGGTTGGATGCTTCAACTCGGCGGTATCACACCCACGCCCGAAGCAGGCCGCGAGCGCGCGCTCGAACTCCTGCACGACGGCAGCGTCTATAAGAAATGGCTGGAGATGGTGAAGCTGCAAGGCGGAGACGCTACTCCCTTCGCAGACCCCGCGGCCTTTCACCAACCCGCAGTGACACTCACTCTCACAGCATCACGATCCGGCTATCTCAGCAGCATGGACTGCACCGAAGTCGGCTGGGCCATTCAACGACTCGGCGCAGGCCGCGAAGTCCCTGATGACCCAGTCTCTGCCCACGCAGGCATTGAGATGCACGCCAAGCTGGGCGACTCGCTCGAAACAGGCGATCCACTCGTCACCCTCTTCGGCGACAGCGAAGAACAACTCGCCACGGCCGAATCGATGTTGCACAACACCATGAAAATCTCTTCGGAGAAACCAACACTCCAACCCCTCATCCGAAAAATCTTCACGAAACAATCCCTCTAA
- a CDS encoding nicotinate phosphoribosyltransferase — translation MIVNFADRAHNHNWELDPIVRSLLDTDFYKLLMLQFIWKHFRTTRVSFGLHNRNLKFRLCEMVHREEVIAQFEHVRKLKFRKSELIWLAGNTFYGTRGIFESAFLEWLENDFALSEYQLSEEDGQFRLSFEGPWVAVTMWEIYALSILNELKTRAALKTMDEFELDILYAHAKTRLWGKIEKLRDVPSLAVADFGTRRRHSFLWQEFAVEAMHAELGKNFSGTSNTFLAYKHDLEAIGTNAHEIPMAMAAMSNSDEELKASQYKMLDLWAQTYGGALQVMLPDTYGTTQFLQGAPAWVADWTGQRVDSKDPFLAGDEYILWLESRGRDPKSKLLIASDGLDVQEILSLHAYFSGHILPGISARDFRNAADFTDERKWRPERRIRFSAGWGTLLTNDFRDCHPRNEDGLEPISLVCKLTSAEGHPAVKLSDNYLKASGPKPLIAHYRKVFGIAGVANIPVLV, via the coding sequence ATGATCGTCAACTTCGCAGACCGCGCACACAACCACAACTGGGAGCTCGATCCCATCGTGCGCTCGCTCCTGGACACCGACTTCTACAAGCTCCTCATGCTGCAGTTCATCTGGAAGCACTTCCGCACCACGCGCGTCTCCTTCGGCCTGCACAATCGCAACCTGAAGTTCCGCCTCTGCGAGATGGTCCACCGCGAAGAGGTCATCGCCCAGTTCGAGCACGTGCGCAAACTGAAGTTCCGCAAATCCGAACTCATCTGGCTCGCAGGTAATACCTTCTATGGCACACGTGGCATCTTCGAATCCGCTTTTCTTGAGTGGCTCGAAAACGACTTCGCCCTCTCCGAGTACCAGCTCTCCGAAGAGGACGGCCAGTTCCGCCTCAGCTTCGAAGGTCCCTGGGTAGCCGTCACCATGTGGGAGATCTACGCGCTCTCCATCCTCAACGAACTCAAGACCCGCGCCGCGCTCAAGACGATGGACGAGTTCGAACTCGACATCCTCTACGCGCACGCGAAGACGCGGCTCTGGGGCAAGATCGAAAAGCTGCGCGACGTCCCTTCGCTCGCCGTCGCCGACTTCGGCACGCGCCGCCGTCACAGCTTCCTCTGGCAGGAGTTTGCCGTCGAAGCCATGCACGCCGAGCTGGGCAAAAACTTCTCCGGCACCTCGAACACCTTCCTCGCCTACAAACACGATCTCGAAGCCATCGGCACCAACGCGCACGAGATCCCCATGGCCATGGCGGCGATGTCGAACTCCGACGAAGAGCTCAAGGCCTCGCAGTACAAGATGCTCGACCTCTGGGCGCAGACCTACGGCGGCGCTCTGCAGGTCATGCTGCCAGACACCTACGGCACCACGCAGTTCCTGCAAGGCGCACCAGCCTGGGTCGCCGACTGGACCGGCCAGCGCGTGGACTCCAAAGATCCCTTCCTCGCCGGGGACGAATACATCCTGTGGCTGGAGTCGCGCGGCAGAGATCCGAAGAGCAAACTCCTCATCGCCTCCGACGGTCTCGACGTGCAGGAGATCCTTTCGCTCCACGCCTACTTCAGCGGACATATCCTCCCCGGCATCTCCGCTCGCGACTTCCGCAACGCCGCTGACTTCACCGACGAACGCAAGTGGCGTCCGGAACGCCGCATCCGCTTCTCCGCTGGCTGGGGGACACTGCTTACAAACGACTTCCGCGACTGCCACCCGCGCAACGAAGACGGCCTCGAACCCATCTCGCTCGTCTGCAAACTCACGAGCGCCGAAGGCCACCCCGCCGTCAAACTCTCGGACAACTACCTGAAAGCCTCCGGCCCGAAGCCCCTCATCGCCCACTACCGCAAAGTCTTCGGCATCGCCGGCGTAGCCAACATCCCCGTCCTCGTCTAA
- the cdd gene encoding cytidine deaminase, which yields MSALSPDQTAALLAAAKAAADYAYAPYSNFHVGAAILLTTGETVTGCNVENASYRLTTCAEQTAIVHAVAQLGPQIKIAAVAIANTDPTVACMPCGACRQTILEFAAETCQIFYPGENGVATNATLDQLLPASFHFKK from the coding sequence ATGAGTGCTTTGTCTCCAGACCAGACCGCAGCCCTGCTCGCCGCCGCAAAGGCCGCCGCAGACTACGCCTACGCACCCTACTCTAACTTCCACGTAGGCGCGGCCATCCTGCTCACTACGGGCGAAACCGTCACCGGCTGCAACGTGGAAAACGCCTCGTATCGTCTGACGACCTGCGCCGAACAGACCGCCATCGTACACGCCGTCGCGCAACTCGGTCCGCAGATCAAGATTGCAGCGGTCGCCATCGCCAACACCGATCCCACCGTGGCGTGCATGCCCTGTGGAGCCTGTCGCCAGACCATTCTGGAGTTCGCTGCGGAAACATGCCAGATCTTCTACCCTGGCGAGAACGGCGTGGCCACCAATGCCACGCTAGACCAACTACTCCCTGCATCGTTCCACTTCAAAAAATAA
- a CDS encoding lysophospholipid acyltransferase family protein, which yields MRGFFRTIGFVLFLCVVIFDLLIRRPRSIAQRAAWMQKWSIRFLRYVGVKVDVPHPAPASGAMVCNHLSYLDILVLGAQRPTVMVAKSEVRRWPLIGTITAGAGTIYVERERSTSTAIAAEQMAEAVRSGVFLLFFPEGTSGDSREVLPFRSPLFQPLIQAAVPIWPAHLSYGLPSSPGSNWIVQNKICYWGDMNIVPHLMGMLQLRDVSCTLRYSQQPVLAHDRKVAAHRCHEIVEAMHRDAYRQTYKERPSEEKPSAGRVHADGSAPAPRTSPANRFLVPSA from the coding sequence ATGCGAGGTTTCTTCCGCACCATCGGCTTTGTGCTCTTCCTGTGCGTAGTCATTTTCGATCTTCTGATCCGCAGGCCGCGTTCGATCGCCCAGCGCGCGGCCTGGATGCAGAAGTGGAGCATCCGCTTCCTGCGTTACGTCGGGGTGAAGGTCGACGTCCCTCACCCCGCGCCCGCGAGCGGAGCGATGGTCTGCAACCACCTCAGCTACCTGGACATCCTCGTCCTCGGCGCACAGCGCCCCACGGTCATGGTCGCGAAGTCGGAGGTCCGTCGCTGGCCCCTCATCGGCACGATCACCGCCGGGGCCGGCACCATCTACGTCGAACGAGAGCGCTCAACCTCTACCGCCATCGCCGCCGAACAGATGGCGGAAGCCGTCCGCTCCGGGGTCTTTCTTCTCTTCTTCCCCGAAGGCACAAGCGGCGACAGCAGAGAAGTTCTGCCCTTCCGCTCGCCCCTCTTTCAACCGCTCATCCAAGCCGCGGTTCCCATCTGGCCAGCCCATCTCTCCTACGGCCTGCCGTCGTCTCCAGGAAGCAACTGGATAGTCCAGAATAAAATCTGCTATTGGGGCGACATGAATATCGTCCCGCACCTGATGGGCATGCTGCAGCTTCGCGACGTCTCCTGCACCCTGCGCTACAGCCAGCAGCCTGTCCTCGCGCACGACCGCAAGGTCGCAGCCCACCGCTGCCACGAGATCGTCGAAGCCATGCACCGCGACGCGTATCGTCAAACGTACAAGGAAAGGCCGAGCGAAGAAAAGCCTAGCGCAGGCCGCGTGCATGCAGACGGCTCAGCACCTGCTCCACGGACCAGTCCAGCGAATCGGTTCCTTGTACCGTCAGCGTAG
- a CDS encoding helix-turn-helix transcriptional regulator: protein MTNRMRELRAELGWSQAVLAERLEVSRQSVNAIETGKYDPSLPLAFRIAKIFGKRIEEIFSE from the coding sequence ATGACTAACCGTATGCGCGAGTTGCGAGCGGAGCTAGGCTGGTCGCAGGCGGTTCTTGCGGAGCGCCTGGAGGTCTCGCGCCAGAGTGTGAATGCGATTGAGACAGGGAAGTACGATCCTTCGCTGCCGCTGGCCTTTCGGATCGCGAAGATCTTCGGAAAGAGGATCGAGGAGATCTTTTCGGAGTGA
- a CDS encoding S1/P1 nuclease: MCDMTVTITPYTCPMRKLLAAALLLTPLTAFAWGHTGHEMINKIAAEKLPADMPKFLHTKQAIEQIQYMGPEPDRWRYFKGEPELVVAQSPEHFIDLEYAWLYGKPLIRQRYDFLRQVDAQSVIQKNPKIRAEGIGLLPYATTEIWQRLKASMRNYRALQKDHKNTRAAEALVIFYAGWLGHYVADGSQPLHTTYRYNGWEGDNPNGYSNDHKIHAKFEGEFVAHNITEKEVAALVPATPTPQKEIFADFEAYITYTHTFVEKVYQLDKEHAFDGAGTPSGKAFAVERVAAGATELRDLIVFAWEQSATPEPPYKGD, from the coding sequence ATGTGTGACATGACCGTAACCATCACCCCTTATACTTGCCCCATGCGCAAACTCCTCGCCGCCGCTCTCCTCCTCACACCTCTCACTGCGTTCGCCTGGGGACACACCGGCCACGAGATGATCAACAAAATCGCCGCGGAAAAACTTCCCGCCGACATGCCCAAATTCCTCCACACCAAACAGGCTATCGAGCAGATCCAGTACATGGGCCCCGAGCCCGATCGCTGGAGATACTTCAAGGGCGAACCGGAACTCGTCGTCGCACAGTCGCCCGAACACTTCATTGATCTCGAATACGCCTGGCTCTACGGCAAACCGCTCATCCGTCAGCGCTATGACTTCCTGCGTCAGGTCGATGCACAGTCCGTTATCCAGAAGAACCCGAAGATCCGCGCCGAAGGCATCGGTCTGCTTCCCTACGCGACCACCGAGATCTGGCAGCGTCTGAAGGCATCCATGCGCAACTATCGCGCCCTCCAAAAGGACCACAAGAACACACGCGCCGCCGAAGCCCTCGTGATCTTCTACGCCGGCTGGCTCGGGCACTACGTCGCCGACGGTTCGCAACCTCTGCACACCACCTACCGCTACAACGGCTGGGAGGGCGACAACCCCAACGGCTACTCCAACGACCACAAGATCCACGCCAAGTTCGAAGGCGAGTTCGTCGCGCACAACATCACAGAGAAAGAAGTCGCCGCGCTCGTTCCTGCAACTCCCACACCGCAAAAGGAGATCTTCGCCGACTTTGAGGCGTACATCACCTACACGCACACGTTTGTTGAGAAGGTCTATCAGCTCGATAAAGAACACGCCTTCGACGGCGCAGGCACTCCCTCAGGCAAGGCCTTCGCCGTGGAGCGTGTCGCCGCCGGGGCCACCGAACTCCGCGACCTCATCGTCTTTGCCTGGGAGCAGAGCGCAACGCCGGAGCCGCCTTACAAGGGCGACTAA
- a CDS encoding GNAT family N-acetyltransferase, with the protein MASLLTEPRSTVALPLYFPPSTGENPQFYPEPQKILAEFGPYQARLAQSEEDRLAAYRLRFLVFNLEMHEGLESAFTTGLDTDAYDPVCDQLIVEEKATGIVVGTYRLQTGPNAARHLGYYSEQEFCFAPYEHLRDSVIELGRACILKEHRSAEVLNLLWRGIMRYALARGGRYLVGCCSVTTQDANEGAGVFLGLRNYMVEDSLITSPTPAYALPAPEGEAVAVPPPKLLRAYLAIGAKICGAPAIDRAFGTIDLLTMIDLETLNPRIARRFL; encoded by the coding sequence ATGGCTTCTCTGCTGACGGAACCACGCTCCACCGTCGCTCTGCCGCTTTATTTCCCCCCCTCCACCGGGGAAAACCCTCAATTCTACCCAGAGCCGCAGAAGATTCTGGCTGAATTCGGCCCTTACCAGGCTCGCCTGGCTCAGTCGGAGGAAGATCGTCTGGCTGCTTACAGGCTTCGCTTCCTCGTTTTTAATCTGGAGATGCACGAAGGTTTGGAGTCAGCGTTTACTACTGGCCTCGATACCGACGCGTACGATCCGGTCTGCGACCAGCTCATCGTAGAAGAAAAGGCCACAGGGATCGTCGTAGGCACCTATCGCCTGCAAACCGGCCCGAACGCCGCCCGCCACCTCGGCTACTACTCCGAGCAAGAGTTCTGCTTCGCGCCGTACGAACACCTTCGCGACTCCGTGATCGAACTCGGACGCGCTTGCATCCTTAAAGAGCATCGCTCGGCAGAAGTACTTAACCTGCTCTGGCGCGGCATCATGCGCTACGCCCTCGCACGCGGCGGACGTTACCTCGTCGGCTGCTGCTCCGTCACCACGCAGGACGCCAACGAAGGCGCTGGCGTCTTCCTCGGCCTGCGGAACTACATGGTCGAAGACAGCCTCATCACCTCACCAACGCCCGCTTATGCCCTGCCCGCCCCGGAGGGTGAGGCCGTCGCCGTCCCTCCGCCAAAACTTCTTCGCGCCTATCTTGCCATCGGCGCGAAGATCTGCGGCGCACCGGCCATCGATCGGGCCTTCGGCACCATCGACCTGCTCACCATGATCGATCTCGAAACACTCAACCCGCGCATTGCGCGTCGCTTTCTCTAG